Proteins encoded together in one Pseudomonas sp. Seg1 window:
- a CDS encoding glycine betaine/L-proline ABC transporter ATP-binding protein: MSNTTVSKIEVKNVFKIFGNRAKDALAMVGQGKTKDQVLSETGCVVGVNDLSLSIGTGEIFVIMGLSGSGKSTLVRHFNRLIDPTSGAILVDGVDILQYDMEALREFRRHKISMVFQSFGLLPHKTVLDNVAYGLKVRGESKQMCSERALHWINTVGLKGYENKYPHQLSGGMRQRVGLARALAADTDIILMDEAFSALDPLIRAEMQDQLLELQKTLHKTIVFITHDLDEAVRIGNRIAILKDGRLIQVGTPREILHSPADEYVDRFVQRRAAVV, from the coding sequence ATGAGCAACACAACCGTGAGCAAGATCGAAGTCAAAAACGTCTTCAAGATTTTCGGCAACCGCGCCAAGGACGCTCTGGCCATGGTTGGCCAAGGCAAGACCAAGGATCAGGTGCTGAGCGAAACCGGTTGTGTGGTCGGCGTCAACGACCTGTCACTGAGCATCGGCACCGGTGAAATCTTCGTGATCATGGGCTTGTCCGGCTCCGGCAAATCGACGCTGGTGCGCCACTTCAATCGTCTGATCGACCCGACCAGCGGCGCGATTCTGGTCGACGGTGTGGACATCCTGCAATACGACATGGAAGCCCTGCGCGAATTTCGCCGGCACAAGATCAGCATGGTGTTCCAGAGCTTCGGCCTGCTGCCGCACAAGACCGTACTCGACAACGTTGCCTACGGCCTGAAGGTGCGCGGCGAGAGCAAGCAAATGTGCTCGGAGCGTGCGCTGCACTGGATCAACACCGTGGGCCTTAAAGGCTACGAAAACAAATACCCGCACCAGCTCTCCGGCGGCATGCGTCAGCGTGTCGGCCTGGCCCGCGCCTTGGCGGCGGACACCGACATCATCCTGATGGACGAAGCGTTCAGTGCGCTGGATCCGCTGATCCGCGCCGAGATGCAGGATCAGTTGCTGGAGCTGCAAAAGACTCTGCACAAGACCATCGTCTTCATCACCCACGACCTTGATGAGGCGGTGCGTATCGGCAATCGCATTGCGATTCTCAAGGATGGGCGGCTGATTCAGGTGGGGACGCCGCGAGAGATCCTGCATTCGCCGGCGGATGAGTATGTCGACCGGTTCGTGCAGCGGCGTGCTGCGGTGGTTTGA
- the hutH gene encoding histidine ammonia-lyase, with protein MSQAEKIIITGGHLRWQDVVAVARHGAQLELSSETWARIENAQGIVQRIVESGERAYGVNTGLGGLSNVSLQDEQLSQLSRNTLLSHACGVGPVLPDEQTRAIICAAIHNYSHGKSGIHRRVVEALLALLNRGITPQVPSQGSVGYLTHMAHIGITLLGVGNVSYRGQITSAQQALAEEGLQPVQLGAKDGLCLVNGTPCMTGLSCLAIADATRLVQWADVIGAMSFEAQRGQIDAFDAEIIALKPHPGMQHVGVNLRALLDGSEVIASSKGIRTQDALSIRSIPQVHGAARDQLEHAIKQVEAELNGCTDNPLLLGSPDNFRVMSQANPHGQSVAMAADLLAIAMAEIGSIAERRLDRLVNPHVSGLPAFLVANPGVNSGMMIVQYVAASLCAENRQLAQPAVLDNYITSGLQEDHLSMGTNAALKLHRALENCTQILAIEYLLAAQAFEFLKEQRFGAGTDRAWRLLRETVPAYDQDRWLAPDIAAAASVLKNPNSLHNVLPNLH; from the coding sequence ATGTCCCAGGCTGAAAAAATCATCATCACCGGCGGCCACCTGCGTTGGCAGGACGTGGTCGCCGTCGCCCGTCACGGTGCACAACTTGAGCTGTCGAGCGAAACCTGGGCGCGCATCGAAAACGCCCAAGGCATCGTTCAGCGCATCGTCGAAAGCGGCGAGCGCGCCTATGGCGTCAACACCGGTCTTGGCGGCTTGTCCAACGTCTCGCTGCAAGACGAACAACTCAGCCAGCTCTCGCGCAACACACTGCTCAGCCACGCCTGCGGCGTTGGCCCGGTACTGCCCGACGAGCAGACCCGGGCCATCATCTGCGCGGCGATCCACAACTACAGCCATGGCAAGTCCGGTATTCATCGGCGTGTCGTCGAAGCGTTGCTGGCGCTGCTCAATCGCGGCATCACCCCGCAAGTGCCGTCGCAAGGTTCGGTGGGTTACCTGACCCACATGGCGCACATCGGCATTACGCTGCTCGGTGTCGGCAATGTCAGCTATCGCGGGCAGATCACCTCCGCGCAACAGGCGTTGGCCGAAGAAGGTCTGCAACCGGTGCAACTCGGTGCGAAGGACGGTTTGTGCCTGGTCAACGGTACACCATGCATGACCGGCCTCAGTTGTCTGGCAATTGCCGACGCCACGCGACTGGTGCAATGGGCCGACGTGATTGGTGCCATGAGCTTTGAGGCCCAGCGCGGTCAGATCGACGCGTTCGATGCCGAGATCATCGCCCTGAAACCACACCCGGGCATGCAGCACGTCGGCGTCAACCTGCGTGCGCTGCTCGATGGCAGTGAAGTGATTGCTTCGAGCAAAGGCATTCGCACTCAGGATGCGCTGAGCATTCGCTCGATCCCGCAGGTGCACGGCGCTGCACGCGATCAACTGGAACATGCGATCAAACAAGTCGAAGCCGAACTCAACGGCTGCACCGACAACCCGCTGTTGCTGGGCTCGCCGGACAATTTCCGCGTCATGTCCCAAGCCAATCCGCACGGGCAATCGGTGGCGATGGCGGCGGACTTGCTGGCGATTGCCATGGCCGAAATCGGCTCGATTGCCGAGCGTCGTCTCGATCGCTTGGTGAACCCGCACGTCAGCGGTCTGCCGGCGTTTCTGGTGGCCAATCCGGGGGTTAACTCGGGGATGATGATCGTGCAATACGTCGCCGCGTCGCTGTGTGCGGAAAACCGCCAATTGGCGCAACCGGCGGTGCTCGACAACTACATCACCTCAGGCCTTCAGGAAGACCATCTGAGCATGGGCACCAACGCCGCGCTGAAGCTGCATCGCGCATTGGAAAACTGCACGCAGATCCTCGCCATCGAATATCTGCTGGCGGCACAGGCGTTTGAATTCCTCAAGGAGCAACGCTTCGGCGCGGGCACTGACCGGGCGTGGCGACTGCTGCGCGAAACGGTCCCGGCCTACGATCAGGATCGCTGGCTGGCGCCGGATATCGCCGCCGCCGCAAGCGTTCTGAAAAACCCGAATTCGCTGCACAACGTATTACCGAATCTGCACTGA
- the hutH gene encoding histidine ammonia-lyase has protein sequence MTALNLIPGQLSLAQLRDVYQNPVKLSLDNSASAQIEASVACVEQILAENRTAYGINTGFGLLASTRIASEDLENLQRSLVLSHAAGVGQPISDDLVRLIMVLKVISLSRGFSGIRRVVIDALIALINAEVYPHIPLKGSVGASGDLAPLAHMSLVLLGEGKARYKGEWMEATEALKVAGLTPLTLAAKEGLALLNGTQVSTAFALRGLFEGEDLFAGAIALGGLTVEAVLGSRSPFDARIHAARGQKGQIDAAAAYRDLLGERSEVSDSHQNCEKVQDPYSLRCQPQVMGACLTQFRQAAEVLAVEANAVSDNPLVFAAEGDVISGGNFHAEPVAMAADNMALAIAEIGSLSERRISLMMDKHMSQLPPFLVANGGVNSGFMIAQVTAAALASENKALSHPHSVDSLPTSANQEDHVSMAPAAGKRLWEMAENTRGILAVEWLAAVQGLDLRNGLKTSAKLEKARAILRKEVPFYEKDRFFAPDINAATELLASRCLTELVPAKLLPSL, from the coding sequence ATGACTGCGCTGAACCTGATCCCCGGCCAACTGAGCCTGGCCCAACTGCGTGACGTTTATCAGAACCCGGTCAAGCTGAGCCTCGACAACAGCGCCTCCGCGCAGATCGAGGCCAGCGTCGCTTGCGTTGAACAGATCCTCGCCGAGAACCGCACCGCCTACGGCATCAACACCGGTTTCGGTCTGCTGGCCTCGACCCGCATCGCCAGTGAAGACCTGGAAAACCTCCAGCGCTCGCTGGTGTTGTCCCACGCCGCCGGCGTTGGCCAACCGATCAGTGATGACCTGGTGCGGCTGATCATGGTGCTCAAGGTCATCAGCCTCAGCCGTGGTTTCTCCGGCATCCGTCGCGTGGTGATCGACGCGCTGATCGCGCTGATCAATGCCGAGGTTTATCCGCACATTCCACTGAAAGGTTCGGTGGGTGCGTCGGGCGACCTCGCGCCGCTGGCGCACATGTCGCTGGTACTGCTGGGCGAGGGCAAGGCGCGTTACAAGGGCGAGTGGATGGAAGCCACTGAAGCGCTGAAAGTGGCTGGCCTGACTCCGCTGACACTGGCCGCGAAAGAAGGCCTGGCGCTGCTCAACGGCACGCAGGTTTCCACGGCATTTGCGCTGCGTGGTTTGTTTGAGGGCGAAGATCTGTTTGCCGGCGCGATTGCGCTGGGCGGTCTGACGGTCGAAGCGGTGCTGGGTTCGCGTTCGCCGTTCGATGCGCGGATCCACGCGGCTCGCGGCCAGAAAGGCCAGATCGATGCTGCCGCTGCCTACCGCGATCTGCTCGGCGAGCGCAGCGAAGTCTCCGACTCGCACCAGAACTGCGAAAAGGTTCAGGATCCGTACTCGCTGCGCTGTCAGCCACAAGTCATGGGCGCGTGCCTGACCCAGTTCCGCCAGGCTGCCGAAGTGCTGGCCGTTGAAGCCAACGCCGTATCGGATAACCCGTTGGTGTTTGCCGCCGAAGGCGATGTGATTTCCGGCGGTAACTTCCACGCCGAACCGGTGGCCATGGCGGCTGACAACATGGCCTTGGCCATCGCCGAAATCGGCTCGCTGAGTGAGCGTCGTATCTCGCTGATGATGGACAAACACATGTCGCAACTGCCGCCGTTCCTGGTGGCCAATGGCGGCGTGAATTCTGGCTTCATGATTGCCCAGGTGACTGCGGCAGCACTGGCCAGCGAGAACAAGGCGCTGTCCCATCCACATTCGGTGGACAGTTTGCCGACTTCGGCCAACCAGGAAGACCACGTGTCGATGGCCCCGGCGGCAGGCAAGCGTCTGTGGGAAATGGCAGAGAACACCCGCGGGATTCTCGCGGTGGAATGGTTGGCGGCGGTGCAGGGGCTGGATCTGCGTAATGGTCTGAAAACCTCGGCCAAGCTGGAGAAAGCCCGGGCGATTCTGCGTAAGGAAGTGCCGTTCTACGAGAAGGACCGCTTCTTTGCGCCGGACATCAATGCGGCGACTGAGTTGTTGGCTTCGCGGTGCCTGACCGAGCTGGTTCCGGCGAAATTGCTGCCTAGCCTTTAA
- the hutI gene encoding imidazolonepropionase, whose protein sequence is MKTLWQHCHVATMAQGVYSIIEDAAIVTSGALIEWIGPRDQLPSGEYPAVNDLQGAWVTPGLIDCHTHTVFGGNRSGEFEKRLQGVSYAEIAAQGGGIASTVRATREATEDELFASAAKRLKSLMRDGVTTVEMKSGYGLDLANERKILRVIRRLEKELPISVRSTCLAAHALPPEYKDRADDYIDLICTEMLPALAAEGLVDAVDAFCEYLAFSPDQVERVFIAAQKLGLPVKLHAEQLSSLHGSSLAARYKALSADHLEFMDEADAIAMAESDTVAVLLPGAFYFLRETQLPPMDALRKHKVKIAIASDLNPGTSPALSLRLMLNMACTCFRMTPEEALAGATIHAAQALGMADTHGSLEVGKVADFVAWHIDRPADLAYWLGGDLDKRVVRHGVESSL, encoded by the coding sequence GTGAAAACCCTCTGGCAACACTGCCACGTCGCAACCATGGCGCAAGGCGTCTATTCGATCATCGAGGATGCGGCCATCGTGACGTCCGGTGCGCTCATCGAGTGGATCGGCCCGCGCGATCAATTGCCCTCCGGCGAATACCCGGCGGTCAATGACCTGCAAGGTGCGTGGGTCACCCCCGGTCTGATCGACTGCCACACCCATACGGTGTTCGGCGGCAACCGCAGCGGCGAATTCGAAAAGCGCCTGCAAGGCGTCAGCTATGCCGAGATCGCCGCGCAGGGTGGCGGCATCGCCAGCACCGTGCGCGCGACTCGCGAAGCGACTGAAGACGAGCTGTTCGCCAGCGCCGCCAAGCGTCTGAAAAGCCTGATGCGCGACGGCGTGACCACAGTCGAAATGAAGTCCGGCTACGGCCTCGATCTGGCCAACGAACGCAAGATCCTCCGAGTGATTCGTCGCTTGGAAAAAGAGCTGCCGATCAGCGTGCGCAGCACCTGTCTGGCCGCTCACGCGTTGCCACCGGAATACAAGGATCGCGCTGACGATTACATCGATCTGATCTGCACCGAGATGCTGCCGGCATTGGCCGCCGAAGGGCTGGTCGATGCGGTGGATGCGTTCTGCGAATATCTGGCGTTCTCGCCGGATCAGGTCGAACGTGTGTTTATCGCTGCACAGAAACTCGGTCTGCCGGTGAAGCTGCACGCCGAACAACTGTCATCGCTGCATGGCTCCAGCCTCGCCGCACGCTACAAGGCGCTGTCCGCCGATCACCTGGAGTTCATGGATGAGGCCGACGCCATCGCCATGGCCGAATCCGACACCGTCGCGGTGTTGCTGCCGGGGGCGTTCTACTTTCTGCGTGAAACCCAACTCCCGCCGATGGACGCCCTGCGCAAACACAAAGTGAAGATCGCCATCGCCAGCGACCTCAACCCCGGCACCTCGCCGGCGCTGTCGTTACGGCTGATGTTGAACATGGCCTGCACCTGTTTCCGCATGACCCCGGAAGAAGCCTTGGCCGGTGCGACGATTCACGCCGCGCAAGCGCTGGGCATGGCTGATACCCACGGTTCGCTGGAAGTCGGCAAGGTCGCGGATTTTGTTGCCTGGCACATCGATCGTCCGGCGGATCTGGCTTATTGGCTCGGTGGTGATCTGGACAAACGCGTCGTGCGTCACGGCGTTGAATCAAGTCTGTAG
- the hutG gene encoding N-formylglutamate deformylase yields MDKVLSFKQGRVPLLISMPHAGLRLTPAVEAGLIADAKSLPDTDWHIPQLYDFAQELGASTLAAEYSRFVIDLNRPSDDKPLYVGATTGLYPATLFDGIPLFKEGLEPSKEERATYLEQIWTPYHRTLQEELARLKAEFGYALLFDAHSIRSIIPHLFEGKLPDLNLGTFNGASCDPQLATQLEAICARHDDYSHVLNGRFKGGHITRHYGNPAENIHAVQLELGQCTYMEEFEPFRYRPDLAEPTRVVLKELLQHYLAWAKSHYTA; encoded by the coding sequence GTGGATAAGGTTCTGAGTTTCAAACAAGGACGCGTGCCGCTGCTGATCAGCATGCCTCACGCGGGTCTGCGCCTGACGCCTGCGGTCGAGGCCGGGTTGATCGCGGACGCGAAAAGCCTGCCGGACACCGACTGGCACATCCCGCAGCTCTACGATTTCGCCCAAGAGCTGGGCGCCAGCACCCTGGCTGCCGAATATTCGCGTTTCGTCATCGACCTGAATCGTCCGTCCGACGACAAGCCGCTGTACGTCGGCGCCACCACCGGGTTGTACCCGGCGACCTTGTTCGATGGCATCCCGCTGTTCAAAGAAGGGCTGGAGCCTTCGAAAGAAGAGCGCGCGACGTATCTGGAACAGATCTGGACGCCGTATCACCGCACCTTGCAGGAAGAGTTGGCGCGGCTGAAGGCTGAGTTTGGCTACGCGCTGCTGTTCGATGCGCATTCGATCCGCTCGATCATCCCGCACCTGTTCGAAGGCAAGCTGCCGGACCTCAACCTCGGCACCTTCAACGGTGCCAGTTGCGATCCACAGTTGGCCACGCAACTGGAAGCGATCTGCGCCCGTCACGACGATTACAGCCATGTGCTCAACGGGCGCTTCAAGGGCGGCCACATCACCCGTCATTACGGCAACCCGGCCGAGAACATTCACGCTGTGCAACTGGAACTGGGCCAGTGCACGTATATGGAAGAGTTCGAACCGTTCCGCTATCGCCCTGACCTGGCCGAGCCGACGCGGGTGGTGCTCAAGGAGCTGCTGCAGCACTATCTGGCCTGGGCAAAGTCTCACTACACCGCATAA
- the pip gene encoding prolyl aminopeptidase has translation MQTLFPQIKPHARHDLAVDDTHTLYVDESGSPEGLPVVFIHGGPGAGCDAQSRRYFDPNLYRIVTFDQRGCGRSTPHASLENNTTWDLVADLERIRKHLGIDKWVLFGGSWGSTLALAYAQTHPERVHGLILRGIFLCRPQEIEWFYQAGASRLFPDYWQDYIAPIPLDERDDLLSAFHKRLTGNDQIAQMHAAKAWSTWEGRTATLRPNPLVVDRFSEPQRALSIARIECHYFTNNAFLEPNQLIRDMGKIAHLPGVIIHGRYDVICPLDNAWELHQAWPNSELQVIRDAGHAASEPGITDALVRAAGQMARRLLDLPPEEA, from the coding sequence ATGCAGACTTTGTTTCCGCAGATCAAACCTCACGCCCGGCACGATCTGGCTGTCGACGACACCCATACGCTGTACGTCGACGAAAGCGGTTCGCCGGAGGGTTTGCCGGTGGTGTTCATCCACGGCGGTCCCGGCGCCGGTTGCGACGCGCAAAGCCGTCGCTATTTCGATCCGAACCTGTATCGCATTGTCACCTTCGACCAGCGCGGTTGCGGCCGTTCCACCCCGCACGCCAGCCTGGAAAACAACACCACCTGGGATCTGGTCGCCGACCTTGAGCGCATCCGCAAACATCTGGGCATCGATAAATGGGTGCTGTTTGGCGGCTCGTGGGGTTCGACCCTGGCGCTGGCCTATGCGCAAACTCACCCGGAGCGTGTGCATGGCCTGATCCTGCGTGGGATCTTTCTCTGCCGTCCGCAGGAAATCGAATGGTTCTACCAGGCCGGTGCCAGCCGTCTGTTCCCCGATTACTGGCAGGACTACATTGCGCCGATTCCGTTGGACGAGCGCGATGATCTGCTCAGCGCGTTCCACAAACGCCTGACCGGCAACGACCAGATCGCCCAAATGCACGCCGCCAAGGCCTGGTCGACCTGGGAAGGGCGCACTGCGACCCTGCGGCCGAACCCGCTGGTGGTCGATCGTTTCTCCGAACCGCAACGCGCATTGTCGATTGCGCGGATCGAATGCCACTACTTCACCAACAATGCGTTCCTTGAGCCGAATCAACTGATTCGCGACATGGGCAAGATCGCCCATCTGCCGGGCGTGATCATTCACGGCCGTTACGATGTGATCTGCCCGCTCGACAATGCCTGGGAATTGCACCAGGCCTGGCCGAACAGTGAGCTGCAGGTCATTCGCGATGCCGGCCATGCCGCGTCCGAACCGGGTATCACCGATGCGTTGGTGCGTGCGGCCGGCCAAATGGCCCGGCGCCTGCTCGACTTGCCGCCCGAAGAAGCATGA
- the dtd gene encoding D-aminoacyl-tRNA deacylase — protein sequence MKGLLQRVRGARVEVAGEVVGAVDQGLLVLVAVEPDDTRASADKLLHKLLNYRVFSDAEGKMNLSLADVGGGLLLVSQFTLAADTKSGLRPSFSTAAPPALGEELFDYLLGKAKQVHGTVASGRFGADMQVHLVNDGPVTFLLQT from the coding sequence ATGAAGGGGCTTTTACAGCGCGTACGCGGTGCGCGGGTTGAAGTGGCGGGAGAGGTGGTTGGCGCGGTAGACCAGGGTTTGCTGGTGCTGGTGGCGGTCGAACCCGACGACACGCGTGCCAGCGCCGACAAACTTCTGCATAAGCTGCTTAACTATCGTGTATTCAGCGACGCCGAGGGCAAAATGAATTTGTCCCTGGCGGATGTCGGTGGCGGGTTGCTGCTGGTCTCTCAGTTCACCCTGGCTGCCGACACCAAAAGCGGGTTACGCCCAAGCTTTTCCACCGCGGCGCCACCGGCCCTTGGCGAGGAATTGTTCGACTATCTATTAGGCAAAGCGAAACAGGTGCATGGCACTGTGGCATCAGGTAGATTCGGCGCCGATATGCAGGTGCATTTGGTCAACGATGGCCCGGTTACCTTTTTGTTACAGACCTGA
- a CDS encoding glucan biosynthesis protein G, producing the protein MSAKRMRSALVAGSALLCLLSAGQLWAFNLDDVSTKAKELAGQKFEAPRSNLPNEFRDMKFADYQKIRFLTEKAEWADQKTPFKLSFYHQGMHFDTPVKINEITANTVEEIKYDPTRFDFGDLKFDPKATEQLGYAGFRVLYPINKADKQDEIMTMLGASYFRVVGKGHTYGLSARGLAIDTALPSGEEFPRFREFWIQQPKPGDKHLVIFALLDSPRATGAYRLILRPGSDTIVDVKAQVFLRDKVGKLGIAPLTSMFLFGANQPSKVLNYRRELHDSSGLSIHAGNGEWIWRPLNNPKHLAVSNFSVENPRGFGLLQRGRDFSHYEDLDDRYDKRPSAWIEPKGEWGKGTVDLVEIPTADETNDNIVAFWSPETMPEPGKPLDFAYRLHWTMDEAAIHAPDSAWVSQTLRSTGDVKQSNLIRQPDGSVAYLVDFEGPSLAALTPDADVRSQVSVGDNAELVENSVRYNPETKGWRLTLRMKIKDASKSTEMRAALVQPVVTADLAKSVPASNSSVAKADKVAAKQQEKLDKEAKAAEAKQADAKPVADAKDKANKDAKQPAAADAAPATPESAPTEEVLTETWSYQLPADE; encoded by the coding sequence ATGTCTGCCAAACGCATGCGAAGTGCCCTGGTAGCGGGTTCGGCGCTCCTGTGCCTGCTCAGCGCCGGTCAGCTTTGGGCGTTCAATCTTGACGATGTATCGACCAAGGCCAAAGAGCTGGCCGGGCAGAAATTCGAAGCCCCGCGCAGCAACCTGCCGAACGAATTCCGCGACATGAAGTTCGCGGACTATCAGAAAATCCGCTTCCTCACCGAAAAGGCTGAGTGGGCTGATCAGAAGACCCCGTTCAAACTGTCCTTCTATCACCAGGGTATGCACTTCGATACACCGGTGAAAATCAACGAAATCACGGCGAACACCGTCGAAGAGATCAAATATGATCCGACACGCTTCGATTTCGGCGACCTGAAATTCGATCCGAAAGCTACCGAACAACTGGGTTATGCCGGTTTCCGTGTGCTGTATCCGATCAACAAGGCCGACAAGCAAGACGAAATCATGACCATGCTCGGCGCGAGTTACTTCCGCGTTGTCGGCAAGGGCCATACCTACGGCCTCTCGGCGCGTGGTCTGGCGATTGATACCGCGCTGCCATCGGGCGAAGAATTCCCGCGTTTCCGCGAGTTCTGGATTCAACAGCCGAAGCCGGGCGACAAGCATCTGGTAATTTTCGCGCTGCTCGACTCGCCGCGCGCTACCGGTGCCTATCGTCTTATCCTGCGTCCGGGCAGCGACACCATTGTTGACGTCAAGGCGCAGGTGTTCCTGCGTGACAAGGTCGGCAAACTGGGCATCGCGCCGCTGACCAGCATGTTCTTGTTCGGCGCCAACCAGCCGTCGAAAGTCCTCAACTATCGTCGTGAACTGCACGACTCCAGTGGTCTGTCGATCCATGCCGGCAACGGCGAGTGGATCTGGCGTCCGCTGAACAATCCGAAACACTTGGCCGTGAGCAACTTCAGCGTCGAGAACCCGCGTGGTTTCGGTCTGCTGCAACGTGGCCGCGATTTCAGCCACTACGAAGACCTCGACGACCGCTACGACAAGCGCCCAAGCGCCTGGATCGAGCCGAAGGGCGAGTGGGGCAAGGGCACTGTTGATCTGGTAGAAATCCCGACCGCCGACGAAACCAACGACAACATCGTCGCGTTCTGGAGCCCGGAAACCATGCCGGAGCCAGGCAAGCCGCTGGATTTCGCCTACCGCCTGCACTGGACCATGGACGAAGCGGCGATTCACGCGCCGGACAGCGCCTGGGTTTCGCAGACCCTGCGTTCGACCGGTGACGTCAAGCAGTCGAACCTGATCCGTCAGCCGGATGGCAGCGTTGCCTACCTGGTCGACTTCGAAGGTCCATCGCTGGCGGCGCTGACCCCGGACGCCGACGTTCGCAGCCAGGTCAGTGTTGGCGACAACGCCGAACTGGTTGAAAACAGCGTGCGCTACAACCCGGAAACCAAGGGCTGGCGTTTGACCCTGCGGATGAAAATCAAGGACGCGAGCAAGTCGACCGAGATGCGTGCCGCACTGGTTCAGCCTGTCGTGACCGCCGATCTGGCGAAATCGGTGCCGGCGTCCAATTCGTCCGTCGCCAAGGCCGACAAGGTTGCCGCCAAGCAACAAGAGAAACTCGACAAGGAAGCCAAGGCCGCCGAGGCCAAACAGGCTGACGCCAAGCCAGTAGCAGATGCCAAGGACAAGGCCAACAAAGACGCCAAGCAGCCAGCGGCTGCGGACGCGGCCCCAGCCACACCGGAATCGGCACCGACTGAAGAAGTCCTGACCGAGACCTGGAGCTATCAGTTGCCTGCCGATGAGTAA